The DNA sequence TTTTGAAGAAATATACGGGGCTTTCAAGCGGTTATTGCCAGATGATTGTGGATGGCCTTGTTGTCATTGCATCGGCCGCTGTCTTCAATCTTGAACTTGCTTTATACGCAATGATGGCGATTTATGTTACGAGCAAAGTTATTGATTTTGTTCAGCTGCAGACGTCACCATCAAAACTCGTACTCATTATTACGGAAAAAGAGGAGCGGATCCAGTCAATTATACGTGATGAAATTGACCGTGGGCTGACAAAAGTACGTTCTGTCGGTGGCTTTTCAAATATGGAAAAAACGATGATTCTCTGTGTTGTGGAGCAACAGGAGGCCATCTACTTGAGAAAAATTCTTCAGGAAGAAGAGCCGACCTCGTTCGTCGTTTTTCTTAACGCTTCAGAAATTTTGGGGAGAGGATTTTCTCTGGCAAAAGTTGATCCAGTCAAAGATAGAGATTAAAAAGGGAACCGGGTGCATCGGCATCTGGTTTTGTTTTATGTTAGAATAGACGAAATATTCCGCTTAGAGGGAGAGGAAAGATATGAGTGTAAACGGCAATGAGGAAAAACAAGGATATTACGGAGAGTTTGGCGGCAGTTTTGTTCCACCTGAGCTTCAAAATGTCCTGGATGTACTGGCAGAAGCCTTCTATAAGTATAAGGATGATCCTGAGTTTAATGAGGAATTCAATTATTATTTGGAACACTTCGTCGGTCGAGAGAATCCACTCACTTATGCGAAGAATCTTACGGAGAAGATTGGCGGAGCGAAAATTTATTTGAAGCGCGAAGACCTGAATCATACAGGGGCGCATAAAATCAACAATGCAATCGGTCAGATCCTGCTTGCAAAAAGGATGGGAGCAACTCGTATTATTGCCGAAACAGGTGCTGGACAGCATGGTGTGGCTACCGCAACAGCGTGCGCAATGTTCGATATCCCTTGCACAATCTATATGGGGAAAGTGGATGTAGAGCGTCAAGCGTTGAATGTATTTCGAATGGAACTGCTCGGAGCAAAAGTTATTCCTGTAAATAAAGGACAGGGGCGATTGAAAGACGCAGTAGATGCAGCGCTAGGGGACCTCGTAGAAAACTATGAAAATACATTCTACCTTCTCGGTTCAGTTGTCGGTCCACATCCGTTCCCGACGATGGTGAGACACTTCCAGTCAGTAATTAGCGAGGAATCAAGAAGACAGGTTATACAAGCAGAAGGCAAGCTTCCATCAGCGGTTATCGCCTGTGTTGGCGGTGGAAGCAATGCAATTGGTGCGTTTGCTCATTATCTTGAGGACGAGAATGTACGTCTCATTGGTGTTGAACCTGTTGAAGCAGCGACGATTACGGAAGGTGTCCCGGCAGTCATTCATGGATTCAAGTGTCTTACTCTACTTGATGAGAACGGAGAGCCGCAACCGACTTATTCCATAGCTGCAGGACTGGATTATCCTGGAGTCGGACCGGAGCACAGTCATTTGAAAGTATCGGAGAGGGCGGAATATGTAACAGTATCCGGAGAAGAAGCATTATCGGCATTCCAAGAGCTATCGAAAGTGGAAGGAATCATTCCTGCATTGGAAAGTTCACACGCAGTCGCTCATGCTAGCAAACTGGCAAAAGAGCTTTCACCTGAAGACGTCATTATCGTTAATCTGTCCGGCCGTGGCGATAAAGATGTGAACCAAGTCTTCGATATGCTTCATAACAAGTAAGTTAGGTATCAAAATACTTTATTCTCAACTGCCTCCAAATATGTTAACTTATAATAAATATAGTAAACAATAAGGAGCAACAGCTATTATGAGTGATCAGCAAAAGAGATTGAGAGAAATTATTGTCTGTGCATTATTTGTAGCCATCACTGGAATCCTCGCACAAGTTTCTATTCCAGTTCCCCCTGTGCCTTTTACGGGGCAGACATTGGCGGTTGGGTTGACTGCGACTATCATAGGAAGCCGGTTAGGTACATTTTCAATGATCGGTTATATGGCGCTTGGAGCTGTAGGTGTTCCAGTCTTCTCTAGCTTCAGTGCAGGATTGCAAACAATTGTTGGTCAGACAGGCGGATTTATTATCGGCTTCATTCCAGCAGCCTTTATAATTGGTTTTATTCTTGAGAGAACCAAATTTTCAATTCCAATGGCTATAATCGCTAATGTAATCGGCATGTTCGTGACACTTGGGTTCGGAGTGATTCAGTTGAAGTACGTGGCGGATTTAAGTTGGGCAGCAGCATTTGCCGGTGGTGTAACACCATTTATCCCGTTGGGTCTAGTAAAGGCAGTACTGGCAGCCTGGATTGGCATTATTGTGCGCAAACGTCTTATTGCTGCGAATGCTTTACCTGTAACGAAAAGAAAGCGAATAGAGAACTCTGAAATTGGAATATCATAGTAGTACATGAGGATCTGGCTGTCGCCGGGTCCTTTTTTTGATATGATACTTTGAAGTATGAATAATAAGGTGGTCCGAATGATAAAAAAGAAGATACTTATCGCAGAAGATGAGGCAAGAATCGCACGTATATTGGCATTGGAGCTGGAGCATGAAGGCTATGAGACAGAAATCGCAGGGACGGGGAAAGAGGCATTTGCAGCAATGCAAAAAGGTGACTTCGACCTCGTTTTGCTCGATGTCATGCTGCCAGAGATAAGCGGTTTTGAAGTATTGCGACGTGTACGCATGGAGGATGAAACGACACCAATAATTCTCGTCACAGCACGTGACTCTGTATACGACAAAGTAAACGGACTTGACCATGGGGCGAATGATTATATAGCAAAACCATTTGAGATGGAAGAACTGCTGGCCCGAGTAAGGTCCGCCATACGTACTTCGGAAGCGCAGGCAAATAAGCGAGGATCTGGAAACATTAGAATAGTGGGAGATCTGAAAGCTGACCTCATGACACGAGTAGTATTAAAGGACAACAAGGAAGTAGAATTGACAAAGAGAGAATTCGACCTGCTCGTTTTTCTTATGGAATATAAAAATCAGATCTTAACTAGAGAACAGTTGCTTGATGCTGTTTGGGGATTTGCATACAGCGGAGAGACAAATGTTGTTGATGTGTATATCGGTTATTTGCGTAAAAAACTGGACAGTAAAGGTGAATCGTCACTCATTCATACTGTGCGAGGAGTCGGATTTACGATGAAAGGGACAAAAGATGAGCATTAAAACGAGACTAGGTTGGTTGCTTGTGTTCTGGTCTCTGCTTATCTTGCTTGCAGCAAACGCATTTACTTATATTGCTTTTGTCAACGAGACAGAAGACAGAGAACTCGATGCAATAGAGGATGCAGGGGAAGGTCTGCTCAATATGGGCATTGATCTTTCTGATGTTAATAGCAAACCGTTCCTCAAATCTCTGTTGCCTGATGATGGGATGATTAGGGTTCTGGATAATGAAGGGAATGTACTTGTCCGTGTAGCAGATGAGGATGACGCTGCTTATTTTCCTCCCAGCCGGCATCTAAAGAAGGAAAAGACGGCAATCGTGGACATTGAAGGAGAAAGAATTGCTCTGTTTGCAGTTCCTGTTACAAACGGAGGTTCTGCAACAACCTTGGAGATTTCACGTAATTTAAGTGAATTGCAAGAAGAGAAGAGGACTCTGTTACTCACAATGCTCTCAGTTTCAATTGTCCTTCTAGCGCTTGCAGTTCTGATTGGGCAATTTATTGCAAAACGATTTCTTAAGCCCGTTTCAGTCATTGGTAGAACAATGGAAGACATTAAGGAAAGTGGACAGTTCCAGCGAATTGTATTATCGAAACGGAAAGATGATGAGCTTTATGCATTGGCAATGAATTTCAATCATATGATTGACTCGCTTGAAGAGATATTCGCTAGACAAGAGAGGTTTATTGGTGATGCCTCCCATGAGTTGAAAACACCTTTAACAGTTATTGAAAACTATGCATCTATACTGGACCGTTGGGGCAAAAAGGATCCGGCACTCCTTGATGAAGGAATCGAGGCAATTAGAGATGAGTCGATAAGGATGAAGCATCTCGTAGAACAACTGCTTGATCTAGCTTCTGTTCAGAAGCAAAACTTTGAACTCGATCCAATTGATGTCGCTTTATTGGCAAAACAAACAGCTCAACGTCTAGAAAAGGCTTCTGGACGAAATATCCTGATGGAAAGCGGACAGGGTCGGACTTTGGCGATGACAAACAAAGAGAAATTTGTCCAAATTCTTTTCATACTCTTGGATAATGCCTTGAAATATAGCGAAGAAGCAGTGACTGTTAAAATCTCTGCAAATGAAGAAACGGTCATAGTAGAGGTGAAGGACAAGGGAATTGGGATCCCTCAGTCTGAAATTCCAAGATTGTTCGAGCGTTTTTATCGTGTAGATGCTTCGAGGACGCGCGCTACTGGTGGAAGCGGTCTCGGTCTGGCAATTGCTCGGGAACTGACCGAGAAAAACGGAGGCAACCTCCAAATCAACAGTAAACAGGGTGAAGGTACAACGGTAAGATTGGAGTTGCCGGCTGTTGATGAAAGACAATCTTAAGGAATTTCTTAATAGCTTCAAAATGGGATCTTAACTTAGGCGGTTATACTGAATTCAACAAATCATTTTGGAGGGATTCAGATGAAAAAACGGACAAAAATCTTGTTGCCGACAACAGCCTTGGCGCTTGGAATTGGAGCGTTTGCTTTAACAGGTGAATTGAGTGAAGGAACAAAAGCATATCAGAATTACGCTACACAAAATGAATACAAAACAGGTGATATTTATACGGGCAAGAAAGCAAACGCCAAACAGAACGCCAAAAGACATATTGAAATCGAAGGTAAAGTCACTGGAATTTCTAAAGACAGCATTACAGTCGATGTTCCATTCCAAGGAAGCAAGACTTTTAAAATCGATAAGAATACAAAATTAAAAAAGAGCAGTTTGAAAAAAATCTCAAAAGGTTCTCTTGTTGAAATTGATGCAAATGGAGATTATGCATACAAAATTGAAGCCGAGAAATCGATTGAAACTGAAGGCATAATCATTAAGATTACAGAACAGGAAGTAACCGCAGAACAGAATGGTAAGCAAGAGACTTTCAAGAAGGCAGGCAACTTCCGTATTGATGCCGAAGACTATAGCGGTGCATTGGAAGGTCTCCAAGCTGAAATAAAATTGAATGCCAAATCTGAAGTGAAAGAACTGGAAATTGATGAAGACGGTGCCGATGATTAATAAATAAGGAGGCTGGGACAGAAGTGTTTTAGCCTATAAAAAACTCGAACTAATGCAAAGAATAAAATTGCTTTAGTTCGGGTTTTTTCTTTATAGAGTATAAGTTCTCAAAAACACTTGGGGATAAGCCGCCACTGCGAAAAGAATGCTCGCTTTCACCCAAGGCCATAGTGCGACATCTGTTCAAGCTGCCTTTTCCGTCGCTTACTCCGGCGGGGATGCAACCGGTGCCTAGATGTTAACTGATGCATTCTTCGTTTTTTACATAAGCAATTTTGTTGTGTCGCTGCCTCCCCTTCTTCTAGATTCAGCAAATTCGCTAGATTTCAGCGATACTAGTAAGCTTTCCTTTTTTCCGTTTTACAGTCTTTATATTTGTAATAAATACGCCAGTTAGTACGATCATACTGCCGCCAATTTGATATATACTCGGAGTTTCGCCAAGGAAGATCCAGGCGATGAAATAGGAAATGGCTGGTGTCAGATAGAGTGAGCTCGTAGCTTCGGTGGCACCGGTTTTGGATGTGACATAAGCAAGGGCGAAGTACGGAACCACTGTCGGAAAAATGCCGAGATAAACGACTGTCAGTGTAGCATCAAACGGAGCTTTTGCTATTTCAGCGAATAAGCCTGGCGAGAAGATCAGCATGGAAATCGTCCCAGCCCAAATCGTATACATTGTAAATGGAAAGAAACCATAACGTTCAAGATAGCGATTCTGAAATACAAAATAGAAGCACTCTGCTATTGAGGCAATGAGTATAAACATAATACCAATGTGTAGTGCAGTTCCTCCATTACCCCCACCAATCGTAATTACGATAACCCCGATGAATGAAACAAGCGCGCCAAACCAGCCGTGAATTGGAAGCTTCACTTTATGGAAAGCAAACGCAAGAATTGCTGTGAAAATAGGAGTCATGGAAACGAGAAGACTTGCAATTCCAGCACTAACAGTCTGTTCCCCAATATTTAGTCCGATATGATAGACGGTAAAAGCTAGAAAGCCTAGCAGCATAATGACAGGTAAATCTTTAAGCCGTGGTATTGGAGTTTTAACGAACAAAGAGACGATGAGTAGAATACTTGATCCGATAAGCAATCTAAGGAGAGAAAGATGTTCAGGTGAGTAGGCAGAGAGGGCATGTCGAATCCCGGGAAATGCAGATCCCCAGAACAAAATAGTAAAGAAATGTGCGGAGAAAATTTTCAGCTTGGTCATTTTCATAGTTGGGTTACACTCCTCTCAATACCAGCCAGTCGATTTGTTGATTTCCATATTAGCGTGGGTTTGCTAAAATGTCTCCAACCAGTAAACGGTGGAAAAACCAACCAGTATGAGGAGAATTGTTCGTTGAAACAGCCAAAATATATGCAAATCATCATTTATATAAAAAGTAAAATTTCCAACGGAGAGTGGACAATCGGCAGTCCAATTCCAAGCCAAAGAATGCTCGCAAAGATGTTCAATGTAAATCGAAGTACTGTCATTACAGCTCTTGATGAACTGATGGCTGATGGACTCGTTACAGGCATTCCGGGAAAAGGGACAGTCGTTACGAACAACACTTGGACACTTATGGGGAAAGAGGCCATGGCAAATTGGGGTGATAGTGTTTCAAAAGGTATACACGAGGCAAGTATGTCGACGGTTCAGAAAATTAACGATGCCGAATCTGATTCAGGTCTCATCCAATTAAGTAAGGGTGAGCTTTCTCCAAATATTTTTCCCTTAGAACAAATGAAATTAATTATGCGTGAAGTGTCCGAACAACTGGAGCCATTTGGTTATGAAGAGCCAAAGGGAAATCCGTCTCTACGTGAGGCAGTCAGCAATTACTTGGAAAATCGAGGGATGAAAGTGTCGCCATCTTCCATACTTATAGTGTCCGGAGCCCTTCAGGCATTGCATCTTATCTCAATTGGATTGCTGCAAAAGGGCGCAGATGTAATGCTTGAACAGCCGTCTTATTTATACTCGCTTTCTGTCTTTCAATCGGCTGGCATGAATTTATGCGGGTTGCCAATGGATCGTGAAGGTTTAAAGCCAGAAGCACTCAAACAAATGAATGAGCACGGCAAAAATGTTCTTTACACAATCCCTTCCTTCCATAATCCGACAGGTGTTCTTATGACGAATAATCGAAGAATGCAAATTATCAAAGCCTGTGAGCACGAACGGCTGCCAATAATTGAAGATGATGTTTATCGTGATCTTTGGATTGATACGCCGCCTCCGCTGCCATTAAAAACGATGGATCGTCACGGCAACGTTCTTTATCTCGGAAGTTTGTCAAAAAGCCTGAGCCCAGGCTTGCGAATCGGTTGGCTCGTGGGACCCGAAGCAGTCATTGCTCGCCTTGCTGATTTGAAAATGCAATCTGACTATGGATCAAGCTCACTTAGCCAGCAAGTTGCTGCGAAATGGCTTTCAAGCGGAGCATATGACACACATATTGAGAGTGTGAGAAAGGAATTAAGAGAGCGTCGTAATATAGTCTTAAAATACTTGGAGAAGCATCTCGGTCAATTTGCTGATTGGGACATACCTGCTGGAGGATTTTTCATTCGTGTCCGGCTTCGACCAGAATTCCGGGTAGGCAAATTATTCCAGAAGGCGTATGCAAGTGGTGTCCTGCTGAACCCAGGGAGCATTTATGCTGAGCGTGACGGCCAGTATTTTCGGATTTCTTTTGCCTATGATGCGCTCAATAGGCTGGAAGAAGGAATTCAGAGAATCGGTATGCTTGTAAGAAGCTGATTTGTTTTAACTGCACGAGAGCCGGGAAATTGTTCTCTATAATGAATTGTAAAATGGAGGGGAAGACATGGCTGAGAAAAAACCGATCATAGGTGTCTCCGCAGATATTGGAGTAGAAGAGGCGAGCAATTTTCCAGGACACAGGCAGACTTTTGTCTATGAGGACTACGTAAAAGCTGTTGAAGCTGCCGGCGGCGTGCCGATTGTTCTACCAGTAACAAGAGATGAAGAAATAATCAAGCAGCATGCAGAAGAAATTGACGGCCTGCTTCTGTCAGGCGGGGTTGATATCAACCCTCTTGAATATGGAGAAGAGCCGCTTGAGAATCAAGGTGCAATTTTTCCGGAACGTGATGAATTTGAAATTGCCCTTGTGAAAGCTGTTATTGAACTGGAGAAACCCGTTTTCGCAATCTGTCGTGGAATTCAAATCATGAATATTGCATACGGAGGAACCCTTTATCAAGATCTCGAATATGCTCCTGAGCATACGCTTAAACACCAACAAGGATCAGGACGTCCGGGAGATGAGAGTCATACTGTTTTTGTTGAAAAGGGTTCCTGGCTTCATGGTATCTTTGGTGAGGAAGTTAGGACGAATTCATTCCATCACCAAGCAATCAAAGATGTCGCAGCCGGGTTCAAAGTGACAGCAAAATCAAAAGACGGAATTATAGAAGGAATTGAGAAAGAAGGAGACTGCTCCATCGTAGGGGTGCAATGGCATCCGGAACGAATGGCAGATGAGCGAGATGATATGCTAAGGCTGTTTAAGCATTTGGTGAAAGAAGCAAGCTAAAGAAAAAGAGGACGAACCTCATGCCATACGGCATGAGGTTCGTTTTATTTTAGTCCTGTTTGTCTTCATCAAGGAATGATGCTCTAGCCTGTTTGTGTTTGTCGATCTTTTCGAATTTATCAATCTGACCTGCGTTTTCAATATCTCCTGTTGCTTTATACCCTGCAATTTCCTTGTCGGAAGTTGTACCGTAAAGCCCCATGCCGCCTAATTCCACATTGATTTTTTCATTTCTTTCATTATTCTTATTGGCCAATCAGATCACCTCCTGTACTTTTCTCTAAATACTATGTCCAAACTAATCCATAACATTTGCAGAAAATGTGTCTAGCCTGTTTTGTACAATTTCAGGGAATGTTAAATTCAGGAGGCGATACTATGGAAATCTTCAAGGTGAATGGAAAACTGAACGGTAAGAAATTGGCTCTTAGCGTACTCGTGCCTGTAGCTGGAGGGGCACTCGTCGGTTGGTTAGCCAATAAGGATTCAAAGCAGGATTATGCAAAACTTGAGAAGCCTGCATTCTCCCCGCCACCGTCAGTATTTCCTGTTGTCTGGACAGGACTCTACACAAAAATGGGATTGGCGCGATATCGAATTGCGGAGAAGGCGGAACAGATGAATGCCAAGTCAGAAAGTCTTCTTGTATACAACACCCAGCTAGGTTTGAATTTTCTATGGTCATTCCTTTTCTTCAAATGGAACTTACGGGGAACTGCGCTTATAGAGATGACGATTCTTCTTGGAGCAATTCTTATGACAATGTGGAAATTTTATGAGGAAGATCGACTCGCAGGGCTTATGATGACTCCATATCTGGGTTGGGTAGGTTTTGCACTTGCTTTGAATTATTCAATTTGGTCTATGAACAAGCAGAAGTAATTTAAATGTTATAATTGGTTAAATATGGAGGGTTATTATGAGGAAAGTAGGTATCATTGGCGGAACAGGACCAGAGGCGACGGTGGACTATTACCAGTCCATCATCGCCGAATATCAAAATCGGATTGGCAGTAAAGAAGACTTGCCTGAGTTGGTAATTAACAGTATTAATATGTACAAAATTTTTAATTTACTGGAAGAGGATGAAAAGTCCGAGCTAGTTGACTATCTTGTTGAAGCGATTCAATCTTTGGAGCGTGCGGGAGTTGATTTTGCGGTCCTCTCTGCAAATACTGCACATATTGTTTTTGAAGAAGTTGAGAAGAGGGTTTCCATTCCGCTCATTAGCATGATTCAGGCGGCTTCTGCAAAAGCGAAGGAATTGGGACTACAGAAAGTCGGTTTGATTGGCACAGGTTTTACAATGGCAAGTGATTTCTATGAGAATGCATTTTCAAAAAACAATCAGGAAATCATTGTTCCTAGTAAAGAAGACCAGGATTATATTCATCGCAAGATTGTTGATGAATTGGAACAAGGGATAGTCAAAGAAGAGACAAAGTCCAGATTCCTGAAAATCATTCGTAAGATGGTCGCTGAACAGAAGGCAGAAGGGATCATTCTTGGATGTACCGAGTTGCCTCTTATGATTAAAGAGAGTGATCTCGACGTTCCTGCATTAAATACGACGGCCATTCATGTTAATCGGATACTTGATGCAGTGCTTGGGGCAGGAGAGAGTATCGATGACTAATGAAAAGGCATTAATTCTCG is a window from the Aciduricibacillus chroicocephali genome containing:
- a CDS encoding YitT family protein; this encodes MEYISIIFGSALVGLAYNIFFLPARLAAGGVSGISTILYELYGFTPAYVQWLFNIPIFILGMMLLGKDFSFKTLVGIFFVPFTIWVTSGMTFQIENPLLAAIYGGGLLGIGLGIVYRGKGSTGGLATIAQILKKYTGLSSGYCQMIVDGLVVIASAAVFNLELALYAMMAIYVTSKVIDFVQLQTSPSKLVLIITEKEERIQSIIRDEIDRGLTKVRSVGGFSNMEKTMILCVVEQQEAIYLRKILQEEEPTSFVVFLNASEILGRGFSLAKVDPVKDRD
- the trpB gene encoding tryptophan synthase subunit beta, which encodes MSVNGNEEKQGYYGEFGGSFVPPELQNVLDVLAEAFYKYKDDPEFNEEFNYYLEHFVGRENPLTYAKNLTEKIGGAKIYLKREDLNHTGAHKINNAIGQILLAKRMGATRIIAETGAGQHGVATATACAMFDIPCTIYMGKVDVERQALNVFRMELLGAKVIPVNKGQGRLKDAVDAALGDLVENYENTFYLLGSVVGPHPFPTMVRHFQSVISEESRRQVIQAEGKLPSAVIACVGGGSNAIGAFAHYLEDENVRLIGVEPVEAATITEGVPAVIHGFKCLTLLDENGEPQPTYSIAAGLDYPGVGPEHSHLKVSERAEYVTVSGEEALSAFQELSKVEGIIPALESSHAVAHASKLAKELSPEDVIIVNLSGRGDKDVNQVFDMLHNK
- a CDS encoding biotin transporter BioY, translated to MSDQQKRLREIIVCALFVAITGILAQVSIPVPPVPFTGQTLAVGLTATIIGSRLGTFSMIGYMALGAVGVPVFSSFSAGLQTIVGQTGGFIIGFIPAAFIIGFILERTKFSIPMAIIANVIGMFVTLGFGVIQLKYVADLSWAAAFAGGVTPFIPLGLVKAVLAAWIGIIVRKRLIAANALPVTKRKRIENSEIGIS
- a CDS encoding response regulator transcription factor — translated: MIKKKILIAEDEARIARILALELEHEGYETEIAGTGKEAFAAMQKGDFDLVLLDVMLPEISGFEVLRRVRMEDETTPIILVTARDSVYDKVNGLDHGANDYIAKPFEMEELLARVRSAIRTSEAQANKRGSGNIRIVGDLKADLMTRVVLKDNKEVELTKREFDLLVFLMEYKNQILTREQLLDAVWGFAYSGETNVVDVYIGYLRKKLDSKGESSLIHTVRGVGFTMKGTKDEH
- a CDS encoding HAMP domain-containing sensor histidine kinase, whose protein sequence is MSIKTRLGWLLVFWSLLILLAANAFTYIAFVNETEDRELDAIEDAGEGLLNMGIDLSDVNSKPFLKSLLPDDGMIRVLDNEGNVLVRVADEDDAAYFPPSRHLKKEKTAIVDIEGERIALFAVPVTNGGSATTLEISRNLSELQEEKRTLLLTMLSVSIVLLALAVLIGQFIAKRFLKPVSVIGRTMEDIKESGQFQRIVLSKRKDDELYALAMNFNHMIDSLEEIFARQERFIGDASHELKTPLTVIENYASILDRWGKKDPALLDEGIEAIRDESIRMKHLVEQLLDLASVQKQNFELDPIDVALLAKQTAQRLEKASGRNILMESGQGRTLAMTNKEKFVQILFILLDNALKYSEEAVTVKISANEETVIVEVKDKGIGIPQSEIPRLFERFYRVDASRTRATGGSGLGLAIARELTEKNGGNLQINSKQGEGTTVRLELPAVDERQS
- a CDS encoding DUF5666 domain-containing protein; the protein is MKKRTKILLPTTALALGIGAFALTGELSEGTKAYQNYATQNEYKTGDIYTGKKANAKQNAKRHIEIEGKVTGISKDSITVDVPFQGSKTFKIDKNTKLKKSSLKKISKGSLVEIDANGDYAYKIEAEKSIETEGIIIKITEQEVTAEQNGKQETFKKAGNFRIDAEDYSGALEGLQAEIKLNAKSEVKELEIDEDGADD
- a CDS encoding DMT family transporter, with protein sequence MKMTKLKIFSAHFFTILFWGSAFPGIRHALSAYSPEHLSLLRLLIGSSILLIVSLFVKTPIPRLKDLPVIMLLGFLAFTVYHIGLNIGEQTVSAGIASLLVSMTPIFTAILAFAFHKVKLPIHGWFGALVSFIGVIVITIGGGNGGTALHIGIMFILIASIAECFYFVFQNRYLERYGFFPFTMYTIWAGTISMLIFSPGLFAEIAKAPFDATLTVVYLGIFPTVVPYFALAYVTSKTGATEATSSLYLTPAISYFIAWIFLGETPSIYQIGGSMIVLTGVFITNIKTVKRKKGKLTSIAEI
- a CDS encoding PLP-dependent aminotransferase family protein, whose product is MQIIIYIKSKISNGEWTIGSPIPSQRMLAKMFNVNRSTVITALDELMADGLVTGIPGKGTVVTNNTWTLMGKEAMANWGDSVSKGIHEASMSTVQKINDAESDSGLIQLSKGELSPNIFPLEQMKLIMREVSEQLEPFGYEEPKGNPSLREAVSNYLENRGMKVSPSSILIVSGALQALHLISIGLLQKGADVMLEQPSYLYSLSVFQSAGMNLCGLPMDREGLKPEALKQMNEHGKNVLYTIPSFHNPTGVLMTNNRRMQIIKACEHERLPIIEDDVYRDLWIDTPPPLPLKTMDRHGNVLYLGSLSKSLSPGLRIGWLVGPEAVIARLADLKMQSDYGSSSLSQQVAAKWLSSGAYDTHIESVRKELRERRNIVLKYLEKHLGQFADWDIPAGGFFIRVRLRPEFRVGKLFQKAYASGVLLNPGSIYAERDGQYFRISFAYDALNRLEEGIQRIGMLVRS
- a CDS encoding gamma-glutamyl-gamma-aminobutyrate hydrolase family protein — its product is MAEKKPIIGVSADIGVEEASNFPGHRQTFVYEDYVKAVEAAGGVPIVLPVTRDEEIIKQHAEEIDGLLLSGGVDINPLEYGEEPLENQGAIFPERDEFEIALVKAVIELEKPVFAICRGIQIMNIAYGGTLYQDLEYAPEHTLKHQQGSGRPGDESHTVFVEKGSWLHGIFGEEVRTNSFHHQAIKDVAAGFKVTAKSKDGIIEGIEKEGDCSIVGVQWHPERMADERDDMLRLFKHLVKEAS
- a CDS encoding TspO/MBR family protein, producing MEIFKVNGKLNGKKLALSVLVPVAGGALVGWLANKDSKQDYAKLEKPAFSPPPSVFPVVWTGLYTKMGLARYRIAEKAEQMNAKSESLLVYNTQLGLNFLWSFLFFKWNLRGTALIEMTILLGAILMTMWKFYEEDRLAGLMMTPYLGWVGFALALNYSIWSMNKQK
- a CDS encoding aspartate/glutamate racemase family protein, producing MRKVGIIGGTGPEATVDYYQSIIAEYQNRIGSKEDLPELVINSINMYKIFNLLEEDEKSELVDYLVEAIQSLERAGVDFAVLSANTAHIVFEEVEKRVSIPLISMIQAASAKAKELGLQKVGLIGTGFTMASDFYENAFSKNNQEIIVPSKEDQDYIHRKIVDELEQGIVKEETKSRFLKIIRKMVAEQKAEGIILGCTELPLMIKESDLDVPALNTTAIHVNRILDAVLGAGESIDD